A window from Leptospira meyeri encodes these proteins:
- a CDS encoding lytic transglycosylase domain-containing protein: MRKRNSLTQILGTCLLVVIFLTESYGKISSAGLSFRNESFKRKLEVYIAKNRPSLSLQERLELVSAMENAALNLRLPSGNQKERYDKLGFLVGLVHTESQFHRRAKSHKGALGLMQVMPTTARWLAEKEGIPFSGERDLYDPETNLYIGVLYLNYLIERTDSLEAALLSYNAGLGGYKRFGGIPEYSRSVYRYYEEWKSMPTPTESLISETVASLLSI; encoded by the coding sequence ATGCGAAAAAGAAACTCACTCACTCAAATTTTAGGAACTTGCCTTTTGGTTGTCATTTTCCTAACAGAATCTTATGGAAAGATCAGCTCAGCCGGCCTTTCTTTTCGAAATGAGTCTTTCAAACGGAAATTGGAGGTATATATTGCCAAAAACCGACCAAGTCTTTCTCTTCAAGAAAGATTAGAGTTAGTTTCAGCGATGGAAAATGCAGCCCTTAACCTTCGCCTTCCGAGTGGAAATCAAAAAGAGCGATATGATAAACTAGGTTTTTTGGTAGGCCTTGTGCACACAGAATCGCAGTTCCATAGACGAGCCAAATCACATAAAGGAGCCCTTGGTCTCATGCAGGTGATGCCAACAACAGCCAGGTGGCTTGCAGAAAAAGAAGGAATCCCCTTTTCTGGAGAAAGGGATCTATATGACCCTGAAACTAATCTATACATAGGTGTTCTTTATTTGAATTACCTAATCGAACGTACTGATTCTCTAGAAGCAGCACTGTTATCTTATAATGCAGGACTTGGTGGTTATAAACGATTTGGAGGCATTCCAGAGTATTCACGATCGGTGTACCGGTACTATGAAGAATGGAAATCAATGCCCACTCCAACAGAAAGTCTGATTTCTGAAACGGTAGCCAGTCTTCTTTCTATCTAA